A single region of the Streptococcus sanguinis genome encodes:
- the addA gene encoding helicase-exonuclease AddAB subunit AddA gives MKRIPFLTAEEIALKQAQEAASDKPQKKTAEQIEAIYSSGQNILVSASAGSGKTFVMVQRIIDQILRGVAVSQLFISTFTVKAAGELKERLEKELGQALKEAESPELKQHLAQQLADLPNADIGTMDAFTQKVLSRYGYLLGLAPNFRILQSASEQLILQNEVFSQVFDRYYDSERQALFSRLVKNFTGKRKDLSGFREQVYRIYSFLQSTSSPQRWLEETFLYGYEHSDFAAERERVFDQIKSALWELEAFFSAHLEHEGREFVGAKYQENVQDALTILAVLNELSPIEETGQILKQIVALSQLSNGQAFTARVGKNADELKKEMAKDYNEARKPMIERLRSFDQQLYQLDFIELHQEECLPLVELLRDFVADFAQAYLERKKAENAFEFGDISHFAIEILETFPEVRHFYQERYHEVMVDEYQDTNHTQERMLDLLAREQNRFMVGDIKQSIYRFRQADPQIFSDKFKAYQEDSSQGKLIVLKENFRSHLEVLEATNDVFKRLMDEEVGEIDYNETHYLVAGNPAKREPNPVNRASFLIYEGSKESPEEEADEGLSQAVSAGEVDLVIKEIIRLHNEEGVAFKDITLLTASRTRNDLILAAFEQHQIPLVPDDGAANYLQSVEVLVMLDTLRTINNPLNDYALTALLKSPMFDFGEDELARLSLQASQERSQENLYEKLVNALEGRGLNPALVTQELQKKLQHFHETLQSWRTYSKTHSLYDLIWKIYQDRFYYDMVGTLVNGAQRQANLYALSLRANEYEKSSFKGLSRFIGMIDRILENQHDLASVPVAAPKDAVRLMTIHKSKGLEFKYVFLLNMDKAFNRQDSSSAIILSRTKGVGIKYVADVSVSVEDPYAPNQLRISMDTLPYQQNLAELQLASLSEQMRLLYVAMTRAETKLYLVGKGSQEALDKRQWGKSQQGRLSASLRSQLNNFQDWLYAIQAVFSDENLAYETRFVTDEELTAEEIGQVNEPVLFPLDDLADNRQSDDIRRALDILESVDRLNSQYRSAIELPSVRTPSQIKKFYEPIMDTDGLDIMDERAAFRPQPNFDLPDFGKKAKVTGAQVGSAVHELMQRIPLDGRPSMAVLRSALAQVQADEAVKKQIQLPKIASFFETDLGRLLIENSDRVRREAPFAMLKRDDASGQEFVLRGILDGYLLFEDRIILFDYKTDKYKDSSELIARYRGQLDLYAQALSRSYGISQIEKYLILLGGEQLQVVQVD, from the coding sequence ATGAAGAGAATTCCTTTTTTAACTGCAGAAGAAATTGCTCTTAAGCAAGCCCAAGAAGCTGCTTCGGACAAGCCACAGAAAAAGACGGCAGAGCAGATTGAGGCCATCTACTCCTCTGGCCAGAATATTCTGGTCTCCGCATCGGCCGGATCAGGTAAGACCTTTGTCATGGTCCAGCGGATTATCGACCAGATTCTTAGAGGTGTTGCTGTCAGTCAGCTCTTTATCTCAACCTTTACCGTCAAGGCGGCAGGCGAGCTAAAAGAGAGGTTGGAGAAGGAACTGGGGCAGGCCTTGAAAGAGGCTGAGAGTCCTGAACTCAAGCAACACCTAGCCCAGCAATTAGCTGACCTGCCAAATGCCGATATTGGTACTATGGACGCCTTTACCCAGAAAGTGCTTAGTCGCTATGGTTACCTGCTTGGTTTGGCGCCGAATTTTCGGATTCTCCAGTCTGCCAGTGAGCAGCTGATTCTGCAAAATGAAGTTTTCAGTCAAGTGTTTGATCGTTACTATGACAGCGAGCGTCAGGCTTTGTTTAGCCGTTTGGTAAAGAACTTTACTGGTAAGCGCAAGGATTTATCAGGTTTCCGAGAGCAAGTTTATCGGATTTACAGCTTTCTGCAGTCAACTAGCAGTCCTCAGCGCTGGCTGGAAGAAACCTTCCTCTATGGCTATGAGCACAGCGACTTTGCAGCAGAAAGAGAGCGGGTATTTGACCAAATCAAATCAGCCCTTTGGGAGCTGGAAGCTTTCTTTTCTGCCCATCTGGAGCATGAAGGAAGAGAATTTGTGGGCGCCAAGTATCAGGAAAATGTCCAAGATGCTCTGACCATCTTAGCAGTCCTGAATGAACTGTCACCGATAGAAGAAACAGGTCAGATTCTCAAACAAATCGTGGCACTTTCCCAACTTTCCAATGGCCAGGCCTTTACAGCTCGGGTTGGCAAGAATGCAGACGAGCTCAAAAAAGAAATGGCCAAGGACTACAATGAAGCTAGGAAGCCTATGATTGAGCGGTTGCGAAGCTTTGACCAGCAGCTTTATCAACTGGACTTTATCGAGCTGCATCAGGAGGAGTGTTTGCCTCTGGTTGAGCTTCTGCGGGATTTTGTGGCGGACTTTGCACAGGCTTACTTGGAGCGGAAGAAAGCAGAAAATGCCTTTGAATTTGGTGACATCAGCCATTTTGCTATTGAGATTTTAGAGACATTCCCAGAGGTGCGTCACTTTTATCAGGAACGCTACCACGAGGTCATGGTGGATGAGTATCAGGATACCAACCACACGCAGGAGCGCATGCTGGACTTGCTTGCCAGAGAGCAAAATCGCTTTATGGTGGGTGATATCAAGCAGTCTATCTACCGCTTCCGTCAAGCGGATCCGCAGATTTTCAGTGATAAGTTTAAAGCCTATCAAGAGGATAGCAGTCAGGGCAAGCTAATCGTCCTTAAGGAAAATTTCCGTAGTCATCTTGAGGTACTGGAAGCGACCAATGATGTTTTTAAACGCCTGATGGATGAAGAAGTTGGGGAAATTGACTACAATGAAACCCACTATTTGGTGGCGGGAAATCCAGCCAAACGCGAGCCTAATCCAGTTAATCGCGCTTCTTTCTTAATCTATGAAGGCTCCAAGGAGAGTCCGGAAGAGGAGGCTGATGAAGGCTTGTCACAGGCAGTATCAGCTGGGGAAGTGGACCTAGTCATCAAGGAAATCATCCGCCTGCACAATGAAGAAGGAGTGGCTTTTAAAGATATTACGCTGCTGACGGCATCCAGAACCCGCAATGATTTGATTTTAGCTGCCTTTGAGCAGCACCAGATTCCGCTGGTACCAGATGATGGCGCAGCAAACTATCTGCAGTCAGTAGAGGTATTGGTCATGCTAGACACCCTGCGGACCATCAATAATCCACTGAATGACTATGCCCTGACCGCCCTTCTCAAGTCTCCCATGTTTGACTTTGGTGAGGACGAGCTGGCTCGGCTGTCCCTGCAGGCCAGTCAAGAGCGTTCTCAGGAAAATCTTTATGAAAAGCTGGTTAATGCCCTTGAAGGTAGAGGTTTGAATCCTGCTTTAGTCACCCAGGAACTGCAGAAAAAGCTGCAGCATTTCCATGAGACCCTACAAAGCTGGCGGACCTATTCCAAGACGCATTCGCTGTATGATTTGATTTGGAAGATTTACCAGGACCGTTTCTACTATGACATGGTGGGGACTCTGGTCAATGGTGCCCAGAGACAGGCCAATCTCTATGCTCTCTCTTTGCGGGCTAATGAGTATGAAAAATCTAGCTTTAAGGGTCTCTCTCGCTTTATCGGGATGATAGACCGTATCTTGGAAAATCAGCACGATCTAGCTAGTGTGCCAGTGGCGGCACCTAAGGATGCCGTTCGTCTCATGACCATTCATAAGAGTAAAGGGCTGGAGTTCAAGTATGTCTTCCTGCTCAATATGGACAAGGCCTTCAACCGTCAGGATAGCAGCTCTGCTATTATCCTTAGCCGGACCAAAGGAGTTGGCATCAAGTATGTAGCGGATGTATCGGTGTCTGTGGAAGATCCTTATGCGCCAAATCAGCTGCGCATTTCCATGGATACGCTGCCTTATCAGCAGAATCTAGCAGAGCTGCAGTTGGCTAGTCTGTCTGAGCAGATGCGCTTGCTTTATGTGGCCATGACGCGAGCTGAAACCAAGCTCTATCTGGTCGGCAAGGGCAGTCAAGAGGCCTTGGATAAGCGTCAGTGGGGCAAGAGCCAACAAGGGCGTTTGTCTGCCAGTCTGCGCAGCCAGCTCAACAATTTCCAAGACTGGCTCTATGCCATTCAGGCTGTTTTTTCTGATGAGAATCTTGCCTACGAGACTCGTTTTGTCACTGATGAGGAGCTAACTGCTGAAGAGATAGGGCAGGTTAATGAGCCTGTGCTCTTTCCATTGGATGATTTGGCAGATAATCGTCAGTCGGATGATATCCGTCGGGCTCTGGATATTTTAGAAAGTGTGGACCGGCTGAACAGCCAGTACCGTTCTGCCATTGAGCTGCCTAGTGTGCGAACTCCAAGCCAGATTAAGAAGTTTTATGAGCCGATCATGGATACGGATGGCCTGGATATCATGGATGAGCGAGCAGCTTTTCGGCCTCAGCCTAACTTTGACTTGCCTGATTTTGGCAAGAAAGCCAAAGTGACTGGGGCGCAAGTCGGCAGTGCCGTTCATGAACTCATGCAGCGGATTCCTTTGGATGGCCGTCCCAGCATGGCTGTACTTCGTTCTGCCTTGGCTCAGGTTCAGGCCGATGAAGCGGTCAAAAAGCAGATTCAGCTGCCTAAGATTGCATCTTTCTTCGAGACGGATTTGGGGCGACTCTTGATTGAGAACAGTGACAGAGTTCGTCGAGAAGCACCGTTTGCCATGCTCAAGAGGGATGACGCTAGCGGTCAGGAATTTGTTTTGCGGGGTATTTTGGATGGTTACCTGCTTTTTGAGGACCGAATCATTCTCTTTGACTACAAGACGGATAAATACAAGGATTCGTCTGAGTTGATTGCTCGCTACCGTGGCCAGCTAGACTTATATGCTCAAGCTCTCAGCCGTTCTTATGGCATTTCGCAGATTGAAAAATATTTGATTCTGCTAGGCGGTGAGCAGCTGCAAGTAGTTCAGGTGGACTGA
- a CDS encoding DUF4298 domain-containing protein, whose amino-acid sequence MEQLERIQKMEKHLNKYSQVLARAQEALAELDRCQSDYIQLRDYYTGQEFFDDLEFSNGPDFPENMACGVLSEDAVYDLMGEHFETAINLLDLSSAMLKER is encoded by the coding sequence ATGGAGCAGTTAGAACGCATTCAAAAAATGGAAAAGCACCTGAATAAATATTCTCAGGTATTGGCAAGAGCTCAGGAAGCTTTAGCTGAGCTGGATCGCTGCCAGTCAGATTATATCCAGCTGAGGGACTACTATACCGGTCAGGAATTTTTTGATGATTTAGAATTCTCGAATGGACCGGATTTCCCTGAAAATATGGCTTGCGGCGTTTTAAGCGAAGATGCTGTCTATGACCTGATGGGGGAGCATTTTGAAACAGCGATTAATCTGTTGGACTTGTCTAGTGCTATGCTGAAAGAACGTTAA
- the hisC gene encoding histidinol-phosphate transaminase translates to MVKLKGLRQINPYVAGQQPNEPDMIKLNTNENAYGPSPKVADALQNFEAQELRKYSSLDQAELCQALAANLGVSPDQLIIGNGSDDILSMAFLAFFNSGESVLFPDLTYGFYKVWADLYHVPFREIPLTDDFEVHPSDYFGDNGGIILANPNAPTGIYLPLDQLEEILASNQDVVVVVDEAYIHFGGQSALPLLETYPNLFITRTFSKDAALAGLRVGYGIGHSDLIAVMKAVKDSVNPYSVDLLAERLALAVVEDWDYYLETGRAIQETRDWFAGELAALDFQVLPSQTNFVLAQPTRISAAELFQKLEERRIYVRYFPKAERIKDFLRISIGRREEMEAVLAAIKGICSC, encoded by the coding sequence ATGGTTAAGCTAAAAGGTCTCAGGCAGATCAATCCCTATGTAGCAGGGCAGCAGCCCAATGAGCCAGACATGATTAAGCTCAATACCAATGAAAATGCTTATGGACCAAGTCCTAAAGTGGCAGATGCTCTACAGAACTTTGAGGCCCAAGAGTTGCGCAAATATTCCAGTTTGGATCAGGCGGAGCTCTGTCAAGCTTTGGCGGCAAACCTGGGTGTATCGCCCGACCAGCTCATTATTGGTAACGGGAGTGACGACATCTTGTCCATGGCTTTCCTGGCTTTCTTTAACAGCGGCGAGTCGGTCTTATTTCCGGACTTGACCTATGGTTTTTACAAGGTTTGGGCGGACCTTTACCATGTGCCTTTTCGAGAAATCCCTTTGACAGATGATTTTGAGGTCCATCCGTCAGATTATTTTGGAGATAATGGCGGCATTATCCTAGCCAATCCCAATGCTCCGACGGGGATCTATCTGCCGCTGGATCAGTTGGAGGAAATTCTGGCGTCCAATCAGGATGTGGTAGTGGTGGTTGATGAGGCCTACATTCACTTCGGCGGTCAATCTGCCCTGCCTCTTCTAGAAACCTATCCCAACCTCTTTATCACGCGGACCTTTTCCAAGGATGCGGCCTTGGCTGGTCTGCGGGTGGGCTACGGCATCGGTCATTCAGACTTAATAGCTGTCATGAAAGCTGTTAAGGACTCCGTCAATCCTTACTCAGTGGATCTGTTAGCAGAGCGCTTAGCCCTTGCGGTAGTGGAAGATTGGGATTATTATTTGGAGACCGGTAGAGCCATTCAAGAGACCCGAGATTGGTTTGCTGGAGAATTGGCTGCGCTGGATTTCCAAGTCCTGCCTAGTCAGACCAACTTTGTCCTAGCGCAGCCTACTAGAATCTCTGCAGCAGAGCTTTTCCAGAAGTTAGAGGAGCGTCGGATTTATGTGCGGTATTTTCCAAAGGCAGAACGAATCAAAGACTTCCTGCGCATCTCTATCGGACGGCGAGAAGAGATGGAAGCAGTCCTGGCAGCTATCAAGGGAATTTGCAGCTGCTGA
- a CDS encoding ATP phosphoribosyltransferase regulatory subunit: MNKITLPIGMHDKLFKRARVTYEIERDISDFLMAQGFNRIDTPTLEHFEVFSDHVEPHHYHLFDKKGELLVLRPDVTSQIGRVIASTRVHTPTKFSYSGKVFHYQEELRGLANELSQAGIEIIGYPAREAVLEAIKTAKQSLDLAQVKSYQFEFSHAAILQTILESLALDPQEEAQLLDYIRKKNRTGIFEFTQTRPSEFDDFLQELPYLFGPSQQVLARARELVDNERILTALDDVEQVLQSLSGLLEQTIMDLGQVATMPYYTGLTFKVFGDRVPDAFLSGGRYDQLFKRFGAAELTAIGWSLDIDSVYQAIHDDLPDESGKEGDSR, encoded by the coding sequence ATGAATAAAATCACCCTTCCGATTGGCATGCATGACAAGCTTTTCAAGAGGGCGCGTGTGACCTACGAGATTGAGCGGGACATCAGTGATTTCCTGATGGCTCAGGGTTTCAATCGGATTGACACGCCGACTTTGGAGCATTTTGAGGTCTTCAGTGACCATGTGGAGCCCCATCATTATCATCTTTTCGATAAAAAAGGCGAGCTATTGGTGCTGAGGCCAGATGTGACCAGCCAGATTGGTCGGGTTATTGCTTCGACCAGGGTGCATACGCCGACCAAGTTTTCCTATTCGGGCAAGGTCTTTCACTATCAAGAAGAGCTGCGAGGTCTTGCCAACGAGCTCAGTCAAGCTGGTATTGAGATTATCGGCTATCCAGCTCGCGAGGCGGTGCTTGAGGCTATCAAGACAGCCAAGCAGTCGCTGGATTTGGCGCAGGTAAAGTCTTATCAGTTCGAGTTTTCCCATGCAGCAATCCTGCAGACAATTTTAGAGAGTCTGGCTTTGGATCCGCAGGAGGAGGCCCAGCTGCTAGATTATATTCGCAAGAAAAACAGGACGGGAATCTTTGAATTCACCCAGACCAGGCCTAGTGAATTTGATGATTTTTTACAAGAGCTTCCCTATCTGTTTGGTCCTAGCCAACAGGTTTTAGCTAGGGCTAGAGAGCTGGTTGACAACGAGCGGATATTGACGGCTTTAGATGATGTAGAGCAGGTTCTGCAGAGCCTATCAGGCTTGCTGGAGCAGACAATTATGGACTTGGGTCAGGTAGCGACCATGCCTTACTATACTGGATTGACCTTCAAGGTCTTTGGCGACCGAGTGCCAGATGCTTTTCTGTCTGGTGGTCGCTATGACCAACTTTTCAAGCGCTTCGGGGCAGCAGAGCTGACAGCTATCGGCTGGTCCTTAGACATTGACAGTGTCTATCAGGCCATTCATGATGACCTACCTGACGAGAGCGGAAAGGAAGGTGACAGCAGATGA
- the hisG gene encoding ATP phosphoribosyltransferase, producing MSQITIALTKGRIEEDTVKLLTQAGFDMSFMADKGRSLIFESPDSRFRFLLVKGPDVTTYVRHGVADLGIVGKDILFEHPTGYLELLDLNFGLCKFSLASVPSYDPHDHKRKRIATKYPTVATDYFNQKGEDVEIISIQGSVEISPVLGLADAIVDIVETGHTLSANGLLVFEDICRVSARLIANQASLKNNPDIMPFVAKIESLVGRREVAFK from the coding sequence ATGAGTCAGATTACTATTGCCCTGACCAAGGGGCGGATTGAGGAAGATACGGTCAAGCTCTTGACCCAGGCTGGCTTTGATATGTCCTTCATGGCAGACAAGGGGCGCAGCTTGATTTTTGAAAGCCCAGACAGTCGCTTTCGCTTTCTTTTGGTCAAAGGGCCTGACGTGACGACCTATGTGCGCCATGGAGTCGCTGATTTGGGCATTGTCGGCAAGGATATTCTCTTTGAGCATCCGACTGGCTATCTGGAGCTGCTGGATCTGAACTTTGGCCTTTGTAAATTCTCACTGGCCTCGGTGCCCAGCTATGACCCTCATGATCACAAGCGCAAGCGGATTGCGACCAAGTACCCGACGGTGGCGACTGATTATTTTAATCAAAAGGGGGAGGATGTAGAAATCATCTCCATCCAAGGCAGTGTGGAGATTTCACCGGTGCTGGGTCTGGCGGATGCCATTGTTGATATTGTGGAGACGGGGCATACCCTGTCAGCTAACGGCCTGCTGGTTTTTGAGGACATTTGTCGGGTGTCGGCCCGGCTCATTGCCAATCAGGCTTCCCTGAAAAATAACCCGGATATCATGCCTTTTGTGGCAAAGATTGAATCCCTAGTAGGAAGAAGAGAGGTGGCTTTTAAATGA
- the hisD gene encoding histidinol dehydrogenase, producing the protein MTIIKRLSGSNEEISRILYEEQLQLSQQNLDVEEAVAEIIETVKQDGDQALRDYTMLFDKVEVTDFEIGQELIDQAFEEIDPEVLAALKNAQANIESYHRQQLDTGFEDSPSEGVVRGQLIRPIERVGTYVPGGTAAYPSSVLMNVIPAKIAGVKEIIMITPPQEHFTPAILVAAKLAGVDRIFQIGGAQGVAALAYGTETIPKVDKITGPGNIFVATAKKMVYGVVGIDMIAGPSEIGVIADRSASPVYVAADLLSQAEHDKLARAILVTDSEELADQVEAELDRQLKELPREEIARASIENNGRIILAPSKEAMFELMNQVAPEHLEIAMDDAYSYLDQVENAGSVFLGHYTSEPIGDYYAGANHVLPTTSTSRFSSALGVYDFIKRIQYTQYSRAAVGAADKDITSLAYAEGLQGHAKAIEARRQEK; encoded by the coding sequence ATGACAATTATCAAGCGTTTAAGCGGAAGTAACGAAGAAATTTCACGGATTTTATACGAAGAGCAGCTGCAGCTTAGTCAGCAGAACTTAGATGTGGAAGAAGCGGTGGCTGAGATTATTGAAACGGTCAAACAAGACGGTGACCAAGCTTTAAGAGACTATACCATGCTCTTTGACAAGGTTGAGGTGACAGACTTTGAGATTGGGCAGGAGCTAATTGACCAGGCTTTTGAGGAGATTGATCCAGAGGTCTTGGCCGCCCTGAAAAATGCCCAAGCTAATATCGAATCCTACCACCGCCAGCAGTTGGATACCGGTTTTGAGGACAGTCCCAGTGAGGGCGTTGTCCGTGGTCAGTTGATTCGGCCGATTGAGCGGGTCGGCACCTATGTACCTGGCGGCACCGCAGCCTATCCCTCCTCCGTCCTCATGAATGTTATCCCGGCTAAGATTGCCGGTGTCAAAGAAATCATCATGATTACACCGCCCCAAGAGCACTTTACCCCAGCGATCTTGGTCGCAGCCAAGCTGGCTGGGGTGGATCGGATTTTCCAAATTGGTGGAGCCCAAGGTGTAGCAGCTCTGGCTTATGGTACTGAGACCATTCCCAAGGTGGATAAGATAACTGGGCCGGGTAATATCTTTGTGGCTACAGCCAAGAAGATGGTTTATGGTGTCGTGGGAATTGACATGATTGCTGGGCCTTCGGAGATTGGAGTTATTGCGGATCGTTCAGCTAGTCCTGTCTATGTGGCAGCTGACCTCTTATCGCAAGCCGAGCACGACAAGCTGGCTCGGGCTATTCTGGTGACCGATTCAGAGGAGCTGGCAGACCAAGTGGAAGCAGAGCTAGACAGACAGCTGAAAGAGCTGCCGCGGGAGGAAATCGCGCGTGCTTCGATTGAGAACAACGGCCGCATCATCCTTGCACCTTCTAAGGAAGCCATGTTTGAGCTCATGAATCAGGTGGCACCTGAGCATTTGGAAATTGCCATGGATGATGCCTACAGCTATCTGGATCAGGTTGAAAATGCTGGCTCTGTCTTTCTGGGGCATTATACTAGTGAGCCAATCGGTGACTACTATGCGGGAGCCAATCACGTTTTACCGACAACCAGCACCAGCCGTTTTTCATCAGCTCTGGGAGTCTATGACTTCATCAAGCGCATCCAGTACACCCAGTACAGCCGTGCTGCTGTAGGTGCGGCTGACAAAGATATTACCAGTCTGGCCTATGCAGAAGGACTGCAGGGACATGCCAAGGCCATCGAAGCCCGCAGACAGGAAAAATAA
- the hisB gene encoding imidazoleglycerol-phosphate dehydratase HisB produces MRQAEIKRKTQETDIELAVNLDQQEPVAIETGVGFFDHMLTLFARHSRISLTVKAEGDLWVDSHHTVEDVGIVLGQALRQALGDKAGINRYGTSFVPMDETLGMASLDLSGRSYLVFEADFDNPKLGNFDTELVEEFFQALAFNLQMNLHLKILHGKNSHHKAESLFKATGRALREAITINPEIHGVNSTKGLL; encoded by the coding sequence ATGAGACAAGCTGAAATCAAGCGTAAAACACAGGAGACCGATATTGAACTGGCTGTCAATCTCGACCAACAGGAGCCGGTAGCTATTGAGACTGGTGTCGGATTCTTTGACCACATGCTGACCCTTTTTGCCCGCCACAGTAGGATTTCTCTGACGGTCAAGGCTGAAGGCGACCTTTGGGTGGACAGCCACCATACGGTTGAGGATGTGGGCATCGTATTAGGACAGGCTCTGCGTCAGGCTTTGGGAGACAAGGCAGGTATCAACCGCTACGGTACTAGCTTTGTACCCATGGACGAAACACTGGGTATGGCTAGTTTGGACTTATCCGGTCGCTCCTATCTGGTCTTTGAGGCGGATTTTGATAATCCCAAGCTAGGGAATTTTGATACCGAGCTGGTGGAGGAATTTTTCCAAGCCCTAGCTTTTAATCTGCAGATGAACCTGCACCTGAAAATCCTTCATGGCAAGAACAGCCACCACAAGGCGGAAAGCCTCTTTAAAGCGACTGGTCGAGCTCTGCGGGAGGCTATTACCATAAATCCAGAGATACATGGAGTCAACTCCACCAAGGGCTTGCTCTAG
- the hisH gene encoding imidazole glycerol phosphate synthase subunit HisH, which translates to MMIVIDYDAGNTANVLRALAQVGVEACLSADSQEILDADGLILPGVGAFPTAMQELERRGLVSVIQQAVADGKPLLGICLGMQLLLESGLENGQSSGLGLIPGVCRRIPDQAGLPVPHMGWNDLQIQQSSALTAGLDGQSVYFVHSYYTDVSEEYLDVTADYGLPIPAMIHRGSVFGCQFHPEKSGAVGLGILEKFKEYVYENTARY; encoded by the coding sequence ATGATGATTGTTATTGATTATGACGCGGGTAATACTGCCAATGTCCTCCGTGCTCTGGCTCAGGTCGGAGTAGAAGCGTGCCTGTCAGCAGATTCGCAGGAAATTTTGGACGCAGATGGTTTGATTTTACCAGGTGTTGGTGCTTTTCCTACTGCCATGCAGGAGTTGGAAAGGCGAGGGCTGGTCTCGGTCATCCAGCAGGCTGTGGCTGATGGCAAGCCTCTCTTGGGTATTTGCTTAGGCATGCAGCTCCTGCTGGAGTCTGGATTGGAGAATGGTCAAAGCTCTGGACTGGGCTTGATTCCCGGTGTTTGCCGTCGGATTCCGGATCAGGCTGGTCTGCCTGTGCCTCACATGGGCTGGAATGACTTACAGATCCAGCAGTCGTCTGCTTTGACAGCTGGTCTTGATGGCCAGTCAGTCTATTTCGTCCATAGCTACTATACGGATGTTTCGGAGGAGTACTTGGATGTGACGGCTGATTATGGGCTGCCTATCCCAGCCATGATTCACCGAGGATCGGTCTTTGGCTGTCAGTTTCACCCAGAAAAGTCAGGTGCTGTAGGCCTCGGTATCCTAGAGAAGTTTAAGGAGTATGTCTATGAAAATACTGCCCGCTATTGA
- the hisA gene encoding 1-(5-phosphoribosyl)-5-[(5-phosphoribosylamino)methylideneamino]imidazole-4-carboxamide isomerase encodes MKILPAIDIKDGQAVRLFKGDFSQKTVVNPDVLEQARVFKEAGVTMIHVVDLDGALEGRAANRDLIAQIKAETGLAIQVGGGIRSLEQIEDYLAVGIDRVIIGSMAVKNPEFVEAALERFGSSKIVIGIDAKKGLVATEGWLETSSQDYISLALAMEKIGVRLFVYTDVDRDGTLTGPNIQHYQKLLASLKHAQVIASGGIQSADDLEELKKLGLAGAIVGKAYYSGRISLEQIKEAERG; translated from the coding sequence ATGAAAATACTGCCCGCTATTGATATCAAAGACGGCCAGGCCGTCCGCCTTTTTAAAGGGGATTTTAGTCAGAAGACGGTAGTCAATCCCGATGTTTTGGAGCAAGCTCGAGTTTTCAAAGAAGCCGGGGTTACCATGATTCATGTGGTTGACTTGGACGGAGCCTTAGAAGGTCGGGCGGCCAATCGAGATTTGATTGCCCAGATTAAAGCGGAAACTGGTCTAGCTATCCAAGTCGGGGGCGGCATCCGCAGTCTGGAGCAGATTGAAGATTACCTGGCGGTTGGCATTGACCGTGTCATTATTGGCTCTATGGCTGTTAAGAATCCTGAATTTGTTGAGGCTGCGCTGGAGCGCTTTGGAAGCAGCAAAATCGTGATTGGCATTGATGCGAAAAAGGGGCTGGTTGCGACTGAGGGCTGGCTAGAAACCAGCAGTCAGGACTATATCAGTCTGGCGCTGGCCATGGAAAAAATCGGTGTCCGTCTCTTCGTCTATACAGATGTGGACAGAGACGGGACTCTCACTGGCCCCAATATCCAGCATTATCAAAAATTGCTGGCGTCCCTCAAGCATGCTCAAGTCATTGCCTCTGGCGGCATCCAGTCAGCGGATGACTTAGAAGAGCTGAAAAAACTGGGCTTGGCTGGTGCCATTGTGGGCAAGGCCTATTACAGTGGACGAATTAGCCTAGAGCAGATCAAGGAAGCAGAAAGGGGCTAG